CTAAATTGACTCATAGTTTTTGAAAAGCCTATAAAACtgatacaaaatgttttttttaatacaattcTACTTAGCAAAACATTAATATTCCAATTACAGAAATGAGaacttttgctttttatgtAATAATTGCTATAATCAGTTACACCAAATTAGATGGAGATATGCATTGAAAAATGCAACgaaattaaaagcaaacttCTTTCTGCCTGGGATGTCACCACAATGACTAACATCTTTAAACGTGAAACCTGAATGGCTGACTGGTGACCTTATTTACgatattttattgtgtttttgtacaCAGGCTCAGCTCATCGCCCAGTCCATCGGCCAGGCTTTCAGTGTTGCTTATCAGGAATTCTTGAGAGCAAATGGAATCAACCCAGAGGACCTTAGTCAAAAGGAGtacagtgacatcatcaacacaCAGGAGATGTACAATGATGATCTCATTCACTTTTCCAATTCTGAAAACTGCAAAGAGGTGAGTAAGGttaatttctaaaaaaaaaaaagaaaatgctacTCTAATTCTTATCCTGACTATCATTTAAGTGTTTGTGAAACAGACACAATCAGAGACTCACCGTAATGTTGCACGTGTTGGTTCATTAAATGCAGATAATCCAGTGAAATCCGCTCAAAACGTGTCAATTTGtgccttttttcatttgctccATGGCACTTGATGTTGCCATAAATATTACTAGAGGCTTTTGGAGGATTACGAGCTGTGATACATTTTCTGCTCTATATGAGCAGAGAGACTTTGCAAACACTTGTATATCGGTGTATGTGACTTTTGGTTTGAAGCCACCAGCATTATGGGCAAGTAATCAAGCCTCCTGGACAATTTGCGTGATTTAAATGCAACTTCTGATGTAAGACCGTTGTGACCATTGAACTTGAATGGCCGCATAATTTGGGTTTTTGGCAATCTTCATACTGAGCCGGAGAGCTCCATGCACTTTCTCTTTGTACTTGAAaaagaagtgtttttttaaaatacagtacCGCATTTTCcgtactataaggcgcacctaaaaacttccaattttctcaaaagccgacagtgcgccttataatccggtgcgccttatatatggaccaatatggattcgtggatgaggactaatttattaaagtaagtttattttgtgtgttgtgtgatattaacgtttgagcaacgttgagttattgatatattgttattgttttcactatttcgagtgttactatattgtgattgcattaacgtttgagcaacgttgagttatttattctatgcgctttataatccggagCGCCTTATACTAtacggacaaagttttaaaatgggccattcattgaaggtgcgccttatagtgtggaaaatacggtacttagtTTAAAGTAGTGGATGCACATAGAATAtattgtaaaaacattttttgaacAGCCAGGTGGCATTGCTATCAGCAGAAAGCTAAGACGTGCCCCTTGAATTCAACAAAATTGGTCAAATTGGTTATCAGCCAACACATATTGGTCGATCTGTAATAAGTATACGGACTGCTGTCTGAGCAGGACTTTGACCTCTCCTCTGCTCCCACAAACACAGCTGCAGCTGGAGAAGAGCAAAGGTGAGATCCTCGGTGTGGTGATTGTGGAGTCCGGCTGGGGCTCCATCCTGCCTACTGTCATTTTAGCCAACATGATGAACGGCGGTCCTGCGGCACGCTCGGGCAAGCTCAGCATCGGAGACCAGATCATGTCCATCAACAACACCAGCCTGGTTGGGCTGCCACTCGCTACCTGTCAGGGAATCATCAAGGTACAAGGATAAGATACTCAAATGGAACCGAGagtctgtttttccaaacatttcaatgtatgtctttgtttatttgtgtgtgctaaAGGGCTTAAAGAATCAGGTTCAGGTGAAAATGAACATAGTCAGCTGCCCTCCTGTTACCACTGTCCTCATCAAGAGACCTGACCTCAAGTACCAGCTGGGATTCAGTGTGCAGAATGGAATTGTAGGTGGCAGCGACAGCTCAAGTTTGTTTTAGCTTTCTTTTACCCGTCTCAACTTTGTCAGCCAATATTATGCCTGCATATAAATGTCTTTTCAAGAAATCCCATAATCTTTGGAAAGATCAATTCAATGTAAACTAAGCCTTTACTAGCCTGTAAACAAATTCCCAGATGGCCAAAtcttttctttacaatatgttGTCTTTCCCCCCACTAGTCTAAAAACGGCATTCTCGTTAATATTGCGCTTGTGGAATATGTTAAGGAGCAATATTCACCCTATTTTATCCATCCTACCATTttcccacttgctgtcgactgaaaatgacatcgtAGTCGCTAGATGTCAGGTTACAACCAATCACGACTCACcggttttctgaagctgagccatGATGCGCATAGTAACGGTGATtaagatggataaaaacgaGTGGATTGTggatttaattcatattccacaaatgaaaCATGAATCAGAAAACTGTGTTTTGACTTGTTGGGCTGTGCAGAACATAttacaaagaacatttttgggtAGACAGAGTATAATATGAGGATCTTTTTTCTGTGCGTCGCTCTGTCTTTAGATTTGCAGTCTAATGCGGGGAGGCATCGCAGAGCGAGGAGGGGTCCGGGTGGGCCACAGGATCATTGAGATCAATGGGCAGAGTGTTGTGGCCACAGCGCATGAGAAGATTGTCCAGGCACTCTCAAACTCTGTTGGAGAGGTGAcagtgcgcacacacactcacacacacacaaacacacacagtacacacctgatttttttctttgttggttGACTTTTAGATTCACATGAAGACTATGCCTGCAGCCATGTTCCGACTCCTCACAGGCCAGGAGACGCCGATGTACTTATAAAGTGATGAACAGACTGCTTGTCTATAAAATCATGgacaaaatcaaatattgattattttttcccaTCTTGTCTTCATTGTATGACACTTGCaacagccattttgttttttcgatTCCCATCTGAAGAGattgtgtgaatgtttttttttttctccatttattGGTCTTGTCTGTAATCTTGTTTCCCTTCAATGAGATGAAAATACTTATTGGTACTGAGTGAAGGCCTCACGTTGGTTTTATATTCTTACACAGGATGCAATATGTTCAACTGTTCCTAATGattatgtaaatgtttttcattgattttttatAAACAGTCTATGCAAAAGgtactcataaaaaaaaaaaaaaaaaaaggaatctaCTGTTAGAGTCGTTACCAGAGCTCTGAggaactgtgatgtcattttcaatggtcagcagtggcaaaatggccacctcCTGAGATGGATAACAAAAACAGTGGATTATGTCACCTAATGAGTTTTTCACGAACGGAATATTAATCATAATACTGTCGTTACACTAGTGAggcttttttgtttacttCCCTTTTAAGGAAAAGATCTGAGGGCACAATGAAGTAGGAAAAGATCTACATGGTTGAAAGGCACATCCAAACAGCAGATCTCATCGGAGAGGCTCTTCTGACATCTGGAAAGAAATTCAAGCAGAAGCTTTCCAAAAACTCACGTTAGTTTGGAGGAGCCCAATAAATTGAAGAATTGCCAAGCTGCCATCAAATAAGTGGTCTTGTGATTAAATGTACCTTGACCTGTTAAGATGTTTTAGGTTGAAAAATCTTTTGATTTCAGCAAACACTAATACTCCAACAGTTGATGAGTTGAAAATGAAGCTGCGTTCCATTTGCATAGACCATTGATAAAAATCAGAAAAACATGTATACATCTTGTATAGATTTCATTTCCAGCTTGTTATTTATTGCCCAGATTAATGCTCTGTTAAAAGTGTGACAGCAAATGTGTGAGGAGTTTTAATGTAAATAGTTTTGGGAGACACAAGACAAGTATGGCAAGAACACCAGATGATTGTCAGGTCAGTTTAAGCAGAGATGTTTGTGTTGGAaataattttcatttaaatatgttaTGTTAATATAATATACATGTGAATGAAACTACCCAGGGTGAAATTCCATATAGTGTATTTGGTTGAACAGTATGGCAATACAGTTCACACTCAAAGCTGAAGACTTTTCTATAGCTCATGTAGAAAcacatacatttaaataacaataacaaaaccAGCAAGATCCATCAATTATGCTTTTGATATTAGTTACTGGTATGGAAAAAATGGTTTCTTCTGTCTGCATCCTGTCGAGTGTGTTGATCTTTGGTGTTCCTGACTGAAACTCATGTAAACGATGAGTGGATTGTGAATGTAATGTGTTGTGTGAGCTGCCCCATTGCCATACCAAGTATTAGAATGTCTGTACATAAAAAGAAACGTGTCTAGTATTGTGCTTATCATCTAAAGAGAAAACAGTGAAACGCCACGGTTTAATCACTGCAAACATCATCCCCCACTTGAACGTTGGCTTTGGATCCTGGGAGTGAAAGACCAAACTGAATGACACTGTGACAGTAAAAGCCTTACAACAGAGTAACGCTTTTAACATTGCACTGTATTCCGTTCAACCACATGAACATTATTGCTGTGCATGCCTCGTAATGTATGTAGTATCATGTCATTGTGGCAGGATAATAAAATCAGCTAAACTTGGCTGCTTGCGTGGGACTGGGTCATATATTGTGAGTGGAGTTTGTTTGCACTTTCTCTGACTTTCTCCCACATTGAATTGAAATTGAGTGGGAGTTGTTTGGCACATCTGCCTCGATATCAAATGGTTCTGGGTTCAAATCTCagcttttgattttcttttttcaacaaaCAGTATAATAAACTCAGGTACTGTATTTCATGAATTTAATTCAATGACTGCAATCGTGTTCTCGACCACATTGTTTAAGCAGTGCTCCACCACCTTTTCCATTGTCAATCGCTCTATTATGTACCATAATGGTAAAATCATGatgtctggttttttttttttttaggatgaaCGTCACCCACAAGTTTCAAAGTTGATGCTCTAGTTCCCCCCTGTGGCTGTATTTAAGAAACGCATGTGAAGTCGTACCATACGAGCATGTaacaaacaatacatttacagTACATACAGTAGTTTTAAAAGTGTAAACAGTTTAAAATCAGGAGTAAAATCAATTTGCATCATTTCTAATATTGGTCTTATCATAATATGATGCTTTAACTTTCATATTCTGATGTGTTTGATAATCAGTCACTACGTTTACATGCCGTCATGTCAAACTCAGTCAAAATCCCGGTTTCTGAAATATTcggaaaaaaacgtttttgatATTCCTATGTCCAAATATCTAAATTAGAAAAGAAGTAACCCAGCGGCCTTACTTGGGTTTTCATTGACTGCATATAAACGTAGTCAGTCAGTTTCACTGCAGTTTAGGGATTTTGGTCATTCTGGTCACACTTTAACATGACCTTTATCCCAAGACCCTGACGCGTGGTCTCAAATGCCTGAACCGCCTGCTCCAGGGGGAAGCGGTGAGTCACCAGAGGCTTCACATTCACTTTTCCTGATGCCAACATGGCGATAGCCATGGGCCAACTGCAAAACAGTTCACACAGACATTCTTTTAGTTGATCGTGTGATTCTTAATGGGAATAAAGTACAAGAGAATCCAACATTAGTTTAGAGGAGAGTATTTTACATACGTGTTACAGTAGCGGAAGACGCCTCTGATGTCAACTTCTCTGATGGCTGCGTTGAGTAGAGGAATGGTGACCGTTTCTGATCCGAGACCCACCAACACCACCACGCCTCCGGAGCGGGTCGCCTGGAAGAGCACAGCAGCAGTGTCTTACTTGATCAAATGTTGTAGAATTATGTAAATATCTTTAAAAACACTACAGAAGAAATTGAATCTGTGGAGAGCGAAATCTTGTGTCATGCATTTCCACACCGCTGTTACATAACAGTGGAACATGATAGCCGCTCTCACAGCGAATTCCTACGCCCACGTTTGGGCAGCTGGACTATTAATGTCATTGTGGACCTCTCTTAAAAATTACAGCGCAGATTCTTCCTCTGATATGGCGCGGGCATGGGTACGTACATAGATGGCGGTTTGGATGCTGCTCTCAACACCACTGCATTCAATCGTGATGTGAGGCTGAGCTCCCAGTAGGTCCTCCACCTTTTTGGCTAACTGCTGAGGTCCGTCCTCTCGCTTCACAGTCAGCTGGAAGTCTGCACCCAAGTTCTTGGCCATGGCCAAACGCTCAGGGAACAGGTCTGAATGTAATAATAGTGATTAGAGAAAACCAGGTAGTGTTTTCGAAAGGATAGCTTTTGAAGGAAGTCACGTTACCTGTGATGACAACTTGCGAAGCTCCCATTGCCTTGGCCACAAGCAGACAGACCAACCCAATCGGCCCTGTGagacaaaaatgaacacaaaagtAGCGGCAATTTTCAATAAACTCCACCATAAtgaataattaatatttttcacCTGAACTCAGTGCGTCTCGATTATTTCTGG
The window above is part of the Syngnathus acus chromosome 3, fSynAcu1.2, whole genome shotgun sequence genome. Proteins encoded here:
- the sord gene encoding sorbitol dehydrogenase isoform X2, translating into MHSVGICGSDVHYWQHGRIGDFVLTKPMVLGHEAAGRVVKVGSAVKHLQIGDRVAVEPGVPREMDEFFKNGRYNLSPSIFFCATPPDDGNLCRYYTHSANFCFKLPDNVTFEEGALIEPLSVGIHACRRAGVALGSTVLICGAGPIGLVCLLVAKAMGASQVVITDLFPERLAMAKNLGADFQLTVKREDGPQQLAKKVEDLLGAQPHITIECSGVESSIQTAIYATRSGGVVVLVGLGSETVTIPLLNAAIREVDIRGVFRYCNTWPMAIAMLASGKVNVKPLVTHRFPLEQAVQAFETTRQGLGIKVMLKCDQNDQNP
- the sord gene encoding sorbitol dehydrogenase isoform X1; the protein is MEQQNLSVVLHSQGDLRLEKRPVPEPGPNEVLLQMHSVGICGSDVHYWQHGRIGDFVLTKPMVLGHEAAGRVVKVGSAVKHLQIGDRVAVEPGVPREMDEFFKNGRYNLSPSIFFCATPPDDGNLCRYYTHSANFCFKLPDNVTFEEGALIEPLSVGIHACRRAGVALGSTVLICGAGPIGLVCLLVAKAMGASQVVITDLFPERLAMAKNLGADFQLTVKREDGPQQLAKKVEDLLGAQPHITIECSGVESSIQTAIYATRSGGVVVLVGLGSETVTIPLLNAAIREVDIRGVFRYCNTWPMAIAMLASGKVNVKPLVTHRFPLEQAVQAFETTRQGLGIKVMLKCDQNDQNP